The following coding sequences lie in one Alicyclobacillus curvatus genomic window:
- a CDS encoding MFS transporter, with protein MNIHNWMSGRFFSFFLTWGIFLPYWTGWMISTRGITVSQASLIMGLGLVVRGLSTLWAFPYFSNKYSIKTVLNGMTFGTLLVVLGFSVARSFDGLLLATLLLNLFYPTLMPALDSTAGTLIQSKHLRHYGKARSWGSIGFVVGGTVLTFFTSMLGDKVILWAMLIGTLIFSGLSLMKSPAVLSEKPDFKKSKKSGMQHIFRIKHFGLVLAIVILLQAAHASYYSFGYIYLQDIHAPKYLIGVIINIAVIAEILFFTIADRYFHQFSIGSLLTVAALGSTARWIVVFSFPNVMVFALSQIFHAASFAMVHYAFMKYLIKNVPHSLVSKVQGLYSAFALSWGTAVLTIFSGFLYQIEPKYAFVGMVVCTVPALLLALRYSRLEQRQLAVAASAGL; from the coding sequence TCTCGCAAGCGAGTTTAATCATGGGTTTAGGCCTTGTTGTCAGAGGACTTTCGACATTGTGGGCATTCCCTTACTTCTCGAACAAGTACAGTATCAAAACCGTATTAAACGGCATGACATTCGGCACACTCCTTGTCGTTTTGGGTTTCTCCGTCGCTCGTTCCTTTGACGGCCTGCTGCTGGCCACGTTACTTTTGAACCTATTTTACCCGACGCTAATGCCGGCTTTAGATAGCACGGCCGGAACCCTGATTCAAAGTAAGCATCTACGGCATTACGGAAAGGCTCGTTCGTGGGGCTCAATCGGGTTTGTCGTTGGCGGCACTGTACTCACGTTCTTCACATCGATGCTAGGTGATAAGGTGATTTTGTGGGCCATGTTGATAGGTACGTTGATATTTTCAGGGCTTTCGTTGATGAAATCACCCGCCGTCTTATCCGAGAAGCCGGATTTTAAAAAATCCAAAAAGAGTGGAATGCAACACATATTTCGTATCAAGCACTTTGGACTGGTGCTCGCGATTGTGATTTTGCTTCAAGCAGCGCATGCCTCCTATTACAGTTTCGGATACATTTATTTACAGGATATTCATGCACCAAAATACCTAATTGGTGTGATTATTAATATTGCCGTCATTGCAGAAATCTTGTTTTTCACAATCGCTGACCGATACTTTCATCAGTTCTCAATTGGCTCTCTGCTCACTGTCGCTGCGCTAGGGTCAACCGCTCGCTGGATAGTCGTGTTCTCCTTCCCCAACGTTATGGTTTTTGCCCTCAGCCAGATATTTCACGCTGCCTCGTTTGCCATGGTGCACTATGCATTCATGAAATACCTCATCAAAAACGTTCCACATTCTCTTGTTTCTAAAGTGCAAGGCCTGTATTCCGCGTTTGCCCTTAGTTGGGGTACCGCTGTTCTTACAATTTTCAGTGGGTTCCTATATCAAATCGAACCAAAATATGCCTTTGTAGGAATGGTTGTTTGTACAGTTCCAGCGTTGCTGCTTGCACTTAGATATAGTCGATTGGAACAGAGACAACTAGCCGTCGCTGCGAGTGCAGGCCTGTGA
- a CDS encoding aminoglycoside 6-adenylyltransferase: MTHVIKVLSARVEGIQAMILRGSQQNHQVVDMWSDYDILMVLNPSTSLDEREFLHAVNDIGFVVGSESYGGENAILCRVAVEFEGSLQLLDMSGCSYQEWATTAPPESQEIVLGNIELSPIPRVPRVTDEVFKPDVRNINPTWFKYLMTIKKFCRDDNLIGMHLLLDLVREYLVLRMVTRDNLHKTSIHRFGDNEHLPDSIKLSQIDDSDKEKILDYIARLAYEYDEHLGSMVEGYTSRYSLIQDYINHSKAYLRDR, encoded by the coding sequence TTGACCCATGTAATTAAGGTTTTGTCAGCTCGCGTTGAGGGGATTCAGGCTATGATTCTACGTGGGTCGCAGCAGAACCATCAGGTCGTTGATATGTGGTCGGATTACGACATTTTGATGGTCCTGAATCCGTCGACGAGTCTCGATGAGAGAGAGTTCCTACATGCAGTCAACGACATCGGCTTTGTTGTCGGCAGCGAATCATACGGGGGGGAGAACGCGATTCTGTGCAGGGTAGCTGTTGAGTTTGAGGGTTCCCTTCAGCTTCTGGATATGAGCGGGTGTTCGTACCAGGAATGGGCTACGACCGCACCTCCTGAGAGTCAAGAAATCGTGCTTGGAAACATCGAACTAAGTCCCATACCTCGAGTGCCGCGAGTCACGGATGAAGTCTTTAAACCCGATGTTAGAAACATCAACCCCACTTGGTTCAAATACTTGATGACGATAAAAAAGTTTTGTCGAGACGACAATTTGATTGGGATGCACTTACTTCTTGACCTGGTCAGAGAGTATCTGGTGTTGCGGATGGTGACGAGGGACAACCTTCACAAGACAAGTATTCACCGATTTGGAGACAACGAGCATTTACCAGACTCCATCAAGCTTTCTCAGATAGACGACTCAGACAAGGAGAAAATCCTCGACTACATCGCCAGACTCGCCTACGAATACGACGAACACCTCGGTTCCATGGTCGAAGGCTATACAAGTCGGTATTCATTGATTCAGGACTACATTAATCACTCCAAGGCCTATCTCCGGGACCGTTGA
- a CDS encoding SDR family NAD(P)-dependent oxidoreductase, producing the protein MGSNEVRKALITGAASGIGMVTSVELARKGYHVVAFMRDTRKAEKLLKSAEDAGVSHRIEIIANGCALTRQAVFEHIECR; encoded by the coding sequence ATGGGCTCGAATGAGGTTCGGAAGGCTCTCATTACAGGGGCAGCTAGCGGCATTGGAATGGTGACAAGTGTTGAATTGGCCCGTAAGGGGTACCATGTTGTGGCCTTCATGCGAGATACCAGAAAAGCAGAGAAACTGCTTAAATCCGCTGAGGATGCGGGGGTGTCCCATCGGATTGAAATTATCGCGAACGGTTGCGCCTTGACTCGTCAGGCTGTGTTCGAACATATCGAGTGTAGGTGA
- a CDS encoding LppP/LprE family lipoprotein: MNKHFAIIPITGFALLTLAGCGTTTNGAGAGNAPVTNSTASTASTAGTAGTNGVSPSVANTNNATSHAGTATNNNVEVSVSSTPTVQATDAREIALVKQHGYSVSGTTPSAIVRTASGDTLVAWIATATQSQDGHNQLVFFFLNGKYLGTDTAKPSLMISNAKAVDSGISVTYPVYRKGDSFADPTGTPVTIVYTWNGSKLVPNQPYPHQFQTGRTSSQFGTTNQPLNSVSMTDSNSGWATGQGSVWLTTDGGVQWNNVTPNALSKSKQLEIKVFGLTATQAWVAVTNDSSVDNPVSIFHTSNGGESWNKQQFSDVGNPITLHFSDSSNGWLALMQGAAAGSEGETLYNTHNGGTTWSKVGVANYNRGSLPFGGDKTGASFLNHNHGWATGFTPVNGRIYLYQTTDAGGTWNLQSVPVPSSWKNAELTSYPPVFFSQQDGILPVSSGSTLLMYRTTNGGQSWLFGKPVQSAAENEAIQAWSFPSFNDGFAADGNLLLKTKNGGQTWSAFTPNISLQNVSQLQFTSSEDGWALMNSQVLYHTSDGGHTWMRE; this comes from the coding sequence ATGAACAAGCACTTCGCCATTATCCCTATCACAGGATTCGCGTTGTTGACGTTAGCGGGTTGCGGCACCACCACCAACGGGGCCGGCGCAGGCAACGCTCCGGTTACAAATTCAACAGCGAGCACAGCGAGCACAGCAGGCACAGCAGGCACGAACGGTGTGTCTCCATCCGTTGCCAATACAAATAATGCCACGTCTCATGCAGGGACTGCCACGAACAACAACGTCGAGGTTTCTGTAAGTAGCACACCAACTGTACAGGCGACCGATGCACGTGAAATCGCGTTGGTGAAACAGCACGGTTACTCCGTCAGCGGAACAACTCCAAGCGCCATTGTACGTACAGCATCCGGCGATACCTTAGTGGCCTGGATTGCTACAGCTACACAATCCCAGGACGGGCACAATCAGCTCGTGTTCTTCTTTCTCAACGGCAAATATCTTGGAACCGACACTGCGAAACCCAGCCTGATGATTTCAAACGCCAAGGCCGTTGACAGCGGTATTTCTGTCACATATCCGGTGTACAGAAAAGGTGATTCCTTTGCCGATCCGACGGGGACGCCTGTGACAATTGTGTACACTTGGAATGGTTCGAAATTGGTTCCCAACCAACCATACCCTCACCAATTTCAGACAGGTCGCACGTCGTCTCAATTCGGAACGACCAATCAGCCGCTAAATTCCGTCAGTATGACGGACTCCAACTCCGGATGGGCAACAGGACAGGGCAGCGTGTGGCTGACTACAGACGGCGGCGTTCAATGGAACAACGTTACTCCCAACGCGTTATCGAAGTCGAAGCAGTTGGAGATAAAAGTCTTCGGTCTGACAGCTACGCAGGCCTGGGTTGCTGTTACGAATGATAGCAGTGTTGACAATCCTGTCTCTATTTTTCACACGTCAAATGGCGGAGAGTCATGGAATAAGCAGCAGTTTTCTGATGTCGGCAATCCGATAACGCTTCACTTTAGCGATTCTAGCAACGGGTGGCTGGCCTTGATGCAGGGTGCAGCAGCCGGTAGTGAAGGTGAGACACTGTACAACACACATAACGGCGGAACCACGTGGAGCAAAGTTGGCGTTGCAAATTACAATCGGGGTTCTCTCCCGTTCGGCGGAGACAAGACAGGAGCGAGCTTCCTAAACCATAACCATGGCTGGGCAACAGGCTTTACACCTGTCAATGGGCGTATTTATTTGTACCAAACAACCGATGCGGGGGGGACGTGGAACTTACAATCTGTCCCGGTTCCATCATCATGGAAAAATGCGGAACTTACATCCTATCCGCCTGTATTCTTCAGCCAACAGGACGGAATTCTGCCTGTTAGCAGCGGATCTACCCTACTCATGTACCGAACAACCAATGGTGGTCAATCATGGCTCTTCGGTAAGCCAGTACAGAGTGCGGCCGAAAATGAAGCCATTCAGGCTTGGAGTTTCCCATCTTTCAACGACGGGTTTGCTGCGGATGGAAATCTACTGCTTAAGACGAAAAACGGTGGCCAAACTTGGTCTGCGTTCACTCCTAATATCTCTTTGCAAAACGTCTCTCAATTACAATTCACTTCATCTGAGGACGGCTGGGCATTGATGAATTCGCAGGTCTTGTACCATACAAGCGACGGCGGACACACGTGGATGAGAGAGTAG
- a CDS encoding SDR family oxidoreductase codes for MSLTGKVAIVTGASRGIGRQVAIQLAQSGVNVTVNYSSSRAQADEVVKTIEQSGGQAVAVQANVGSVSEVEALFSETIKRFGRVDILVNNAAVMENNAMEDVTEQIFDRHFAVNVKGTYFACQQAMKYMSPGGTIVNFSTSVAGATLPTYSVYAATKGAVEQLTRQLAKEFGPKDITINCIAPGQVATDLFLTGKSSELVDSFRRANAFGRLGEPEDIANALELLVSDKARWITGQTIRVNGGFN; via the coding sequence GTGAGTTTAACAGGAAAAGTAGCCATCGTAACCGGGGCGTCACGAGGCATTGGGCGTCAGGTCGCCATCCAGTTGGCACAATCCGGAGTGAACGTGACGGTCAATTATTCCTCAAGTCGAGCGCAAGCAGACGAGGTTGTAAAGACGATTGAGCAATCCGGAGGCCAGGCCGTAGCGGTGCAAGCGAACGTCGGCAGCGTCAGCGAAGTCGAAGCATTGTTCTCGGAGACCATCAAACGCTTCGGGCGCGTGGACATTTTGGTCAATAACGCTGCAGTTATGGAAAACAATGCAATGGAGGATGTGACGGAGCAGATATTTGATCGGCATTTCGCGGTCAATGTCAAAGGGACGTATTTTGCTTGCCAACAAGCCATGAAATACATGTCGCCAGGTGGGACAATCGTCAACTTCTCGACCTCAGTTGCGGGGGCCACACTTCCGACGTACAGCGTTTATGCGGCTACAAAAGGTGCCGTCGAGCAATTGACACGTCAATTGGCGAAAGAGTTTGGCCCGAAGGATATCACCATCAATTGCATCGCCCCTGGGCAAGTGGCAACCGATCTGTTCCTTACCGGCAAATCTTCGGAGTTGGTGGATTCGTTCCGTCGAGCGAACGCGTTTGGAAGGCTTGGAGAACCGGAGGACATCGCGAATGCCCTTGAGTTACTTGTCAGTGACAAAGCTCGTTGGATAACGGGACAAACAATTCGTGTCAACGGCGGGTTCAATTAA
- a CDS encoding DUF4179 domain-containing protein: MEINEENPLLALQSGGLTSEEKEQMWDSILKRAELEKGAEVRKGRKRGRRAVASGVLAVTAVLALVGYTNPQLLEIGKTFNLLKSRMFSTPQVTKAVSLGYGQKVDQSVTSNGITLTIGNVYADSTKLVFDMVESFTSPRLKKPVIQDQDISLNINGTRQLTGFSGGQFQAASDGKYAGIVYLPLMNDQPYRPLPVTFTLNVLVKQIGDVKGDWSFSIHVSQEKLQKNTRVFHPNVLVTNNGYKMKITSVAISPVQTVVQGTMTIPPHGTMPNQMAMIDNLGHRIGGQIVERGGVKQTPSGRIVQMTVTGEAPSQGATRMSMTPLRFYQTPTVTLQGTYPKAFTVFPGLRAHVTGIAFNATDTVVSVSMDQATYKKLAAYAGAGQFFLVAQTATASDSVGAQSVKFDSPISNTARIIFGKVDSSKPWGLEKSYTLPQSQLVAEIPLN; encoded by the coding sequence ATGGAAATTAACGAGGAGAATCCTCTGCTAGCACTTCAATCTGGTGGTCTGACTTCGGAAGAGAAGGAACAGATGTGGGATAGTATTTTGAAACGTGCCGAGTTGGAGAAGGGTGCAGAAGTGCGGAAAGGTCGAAAACGAGGGCGACGAGCCGTAGCGTCCGGTGTTTTGGCGGTTACTGCCGTGCTAGCCTTGGTTGGCTACACAAATCCACAGCTTCTCGAAATCGGAAAAACGTTCAACCTATTGAAATCAAGGATGTTTAGCACACCCCAAGTCACAAAAGCGGTATCTCTTGGATATGGGCAAAAGGTTGACCAGAGCGTGACAAGTAACGGAATTACACTGACCATTGGCAACGTGTACGCAGATTCCACTAAGCTTGTGTTTGACATGGTGGAATCGTTTACCTCCCCGCGTCTGAAAAAGCCTGTGATTCAGGACCAGGACATTTCTCTAAATATCAATGGCACCAGGCAGTTGACAGGATTTTCAGGGGGGCAGTTTCAGGCGGCATCTGATGGAAAGTATGCGGGCATCGTGTACCTTCCGCTTATGAATGACCAACCTTATCGACCTCTACCTGTTACGTTCACATTGAACGTGCTAGTCAAGCAAATAGGAGACGTTAAGGGCGACTGGTCATTTTCTATTCATGTTTCCCAGGAGAAATTACAGAAAAACACGAGGGTGTTCCATCCAAACGTCTTGGTGACGAATAATGGATATAAAATGAAAATTACAAGTGTCGCGATTAGCCCAGTACAGACTGTTGTCCAAGGTACCATGACCATACCACCCCACGGGACGATGCCTAACCAAATGGCAATGATCGATAACTTGGGACATAGGATAGGCGGTCAAATTGTTGAGCGAGGCGGTGTGAAGCAAACGCCGTCGGGACGAATCGTTCAAATGACGGTCACCGGCGAGGCTCCGTCGCAAGGGGCAACTCGGATGAGTATGACGCCCCTTCGGTTCTACCAAACGCCTACCGTCACGCTTCAAGGGACATATCCAAAGGCCTTCACAGTTTTCCCAGGATTGCGCGCCCATGTCACAGGGATTGCCTTCAACGCTACTGATACCGTCGTTTCTGTGTCCATGGACCAAGCAACATACAAGAAATTAGCAGCCTATGCTGGTGCTGGCCAGTTCTTTTTGGTGGCACAGACCGCCACGGCCTCCGACAGCGTTGGAGCGCAAAGTGTGAAATTTGACAGCCCAATCTCCAATACTGCCCGGATCATATTCGGGAAGGTGGATTCTAGTAAACCTTGGGGGTTGGAAAAGTCCTATACGCTGCCACAATCTCAACTTGTCGCTGAAATACCACTGAATTAG
- a CDS encoding DUF3626 domain-containing protein, whose product MGLTAVQSKAIGHVEQRALQLQSVARRSLGELFSEAGCTTDDISTLISSIQTNGRVTLNFHPDRMLPVGHSVVWGMLRDGLYKNQFETQVTNGSRTAFPGGERDLWEHVLFGGAYHEQSARASHRPKYGGFNIMNYADGASPRFGSCFLQLYPHVSSRCTFTFGDSHTQPECVGTLQVFEPILAELVRNVKTSGVALGSVGHSVGTILERLSNVESGFSHAVKGALGRALDDYIEAQVHGDIDLSADVEMLVADPSFQGTPVGEALEHICFQYGIKLAWHPGFNLCVDDVPEDFRGAAMPPFAHLVERFATVHGRLDAATLGRAAASFYAQPECWRDWAEPDVTFQHFKQLWHVLVRFGEPSPI is encoded by the coding sequence ATGGGCTTGACGGCAGTTCAGAGCAAAGCGATAGGGCATGTTGAGCAGAGGGCGTTGCAGCTTCAGAGTGTTGCCCGTAGGTCGCTCGGTGAGCTCTTCTCAGAGGCGGGGTGCACGACTGATGACATATCGACTCTGATTTCTAGCATCCAAACAAACGGCCGTGTTACCCTGAATTTTCATCCTGACCGCATGTTGCCTGTTGGTCATTCCGTGGTTTGGGGGATGCTCCGTGACGGCCTGTATAAGAACCAATTTGAGACGCAAGTCACGAATGGAAGCCGTACCGCATTTCCGGGTGGAGAGCGTGACCTTTGGGAGCATGTTCTCTTTGGCGGCGCCTATCATGAACAGAGCGCGAGGGCCAGTCACCGTCCTAAATACGGTGGGTTCAACATCATGAACTACGCAGATGGCGCGTCGCCGCGGTTCGGATCATGCTTTCTACAACTCTATCCGCATGTGTCAAGTCGCTGCACGTTCACGTTTGGCGATAGTCATACACAACCCGAGTGCGTCGGTACGCTGCAAGTCTTCGAACCCATACTTGCTGAGCTCGTGCGAAACGTGAAAACATCAGGAGTTGCACTCGGCTCAGTGGGTCATAGTGTGGGGACCATCTTGGAACGCTTAAGTAACGTTGAATCAGGGTTTTCCCATGCGGTGAAGGGTGCGCTTGGACGGGCACTCGACGACTACATAGAAGCACAGGTGCACGGAGATATCGACTTGTCTGCGGATGTCGAGATGTTGGTCGCGGATCCATCATTTCAAGGAACACCCGTCGGTGAGGCGTTGGAACACATCTGTTTTCAGTATGGAATCAAGTTAGCATGGCATCCCGGATTCAACCTCTGTGTAGATGATGTTCCTGAAGACTTCCGCGGTGCAGCCATGCCGCCATTTGCCCACCTTGTGGAACGTTTCGCAACGGTGCACGGACGATTAGACGCTGCTACCCTGGGCCGTGCCGCTGCATCGTTTTACGCTCAACCTGAGTGCTGGAGAGACTGGGCCGAGCCTGATGTAACTTTTCAGCATTTTAAGCAGTTATGGCACGTTCTCGTGAGATTCGGGGAACCATCTCCAATCTAG